In one window of Thalassococcus arenae DNA:
- a CDS encoding DUF2948 family protein, which produces MTEDARFEDGGEKPLNLGAFDVEDLRVLSALVQDAVLPITEMQWQARRRRFAMLVNRLRREDLPAAERAGRKAERVRAMLIVDHVLHVASQGIDRSDKDTVLQLLSVSFEAQEDGGGEVLLTLAGDGAIRLRVEALEVGLRDVTRPYLAPSGKVPKHPD; this is translated from the coding sequence ATGACCGAAGACGCACGATTCGAAGACGGCGGCGAAAAGCCCCTGAACCTGGGCGCCTTCGATGTCGAGGACCTTCGGGTCTTGTCGGCGCTGGTGCAGGACGCGGTGCTGCCGATCACCGAGATGCAATGGCAGGCGCGGCGCCGCCGTTTCGCCATGCTGGTCAACCGCCTTCGGCGCGAAGACTTGCCGGCGGCCGAGCGGGCGGGTCGCAAGGCCGAACGCGTGCGCGCAATGCTGATCGTCGATCATGTGCTGCACGTCGCAAGCCAGGGTATCGACCGGTCGGACAAGGACACGGTTCTGCAACTGCTGTCGGTGAGTTTCGAGGCGCAGGAGGACGGCGGTGGAGAGGTGCTGCTGACGCTGGCGGGCGATGGCGCGATCCGGCTGCGGGTCGAAGCGCTGGAGGTCGGGCTGCGCGACGTTACGCGGCCCTATCTCGCACCCTCGGGCAAGGTGCCGAAACACCCCGATTAA
- a CDS encoding GNAT family N-acetyltransferase gives MRVAALTGAALERALDAVAALRIAVFRDWPYLYDGDPDYERRYLQSYRDSAEAVLIGAFDGDRLVGAATGTPMEDHADDFAAAFDGTGIDLKDVFYCAESVLLPGWRGQGIGHRFFDLREAHARALGRRRTAFCAVIRPADHPLRPADYASLDPFWRKRGYAPMPGVVAAFRWKDVDQAGETVHDLQFWMRDLEDPA, from the coding sequence ATTCGGGTCGCGGCGCTGACCGGTGCGGCGCTGGAGCGGGCGCTGGACGCGGTGGCCGCGCTGCGCATCGCGGTGTTTCGCGACTGGCCCTACCTGTATGACGGCGATCCGGACTATGAACGACGCTATCTGCAATCCTACCGCGACAGCGCCGAGGCGGTGCTGATCGGCGCTTTTGACGGCGATCGCCTGGTTGGGGCCGCGACGGGCACGCCGATGGAGGATCACGCCGACGATTTCGCCGCGGCCTTCGATGGCACCGGCATCGACCTTAAAGACGTGTTCTACTGCGCCGAGTCGGTGCTGCTGCCGGGCTGGCGCGGGCAGGGCATCGGACACCGGTTCTTCGATCTGCGCGAGGCGCATGCCCGCGCGCTCGGTCGGCGGCGGACGGCGTTCTGCGCCGTGATCCGGCCCGCCGATCATCCGCTGCGCCCCGCGGATTACGCATCGCTCGACCCGTTCTGGCGCAAGCGCGGCTATGCGCCTATGCCGGGCGTCGTCGCCGCGTTTCGGTGGAAGGACGTGGATCAGGCGGGTGAAACCGTGCACGACCTGCAATTCTGGATGCGCGATCTGGAGGACCCGGCATGA
- a CDS encoding 3-deoxy-D-manno-octulosonic acid transferase, translated as MLAYRVLSSLFALAVCAGAILRRDWTGLTQRLGGGAVAASGHHLWLHAASNGELASVKPVIDRLRTARPDLDWLVTCNSRTGVALAQSWGLTARLAPLDLAWVVRRFVRNWRISGHIAAEAELWPHRIRLCPGPVIVLGARMSAGTSRNWARFPVLAGQTMGRLALVSPQDAGSRDRLAGLGVRPEAMAEVVELKALYAATGPDPDAALSAAFPRHGTWAAVSTHPGEEEIVLEAHRIARTDDPDLRLILVPRHPARADDIAALIAARGWPVARRSAGDAPDGPVYLADTMGETALWYQLAGRVFIGGSLVSKGGHTPFEPAAFGCALLHGPDMRNFAAPAERLAAAGASRVVADAAGLAAALTALSDETAQHHQGLAAQEALRGATDPDLLIDRILGLLSHAPTARQA; from the coding sequence GTGCTGGCATACCGGGTGCTTTCATCGCTTTTCGCCCTTGCGGTCTGCGCCGGAGCGATCCTTCGCAGGGATTGGACGGGGCTGACCCAAAGGCTGGGTGGCGGGGCTGTAGCGGCTTCGGGCCATCATCTGTGGCTGCATGCGGCATCCAACGGCGAACTGGCCTCGGTCAAGCCGGTGATCGACCGGCTGCGCACCGCGCGCCCCGATCTGGATTGGCTGGTCACCTGCAACAGCCGAACCGGCGTCGCGCTGGCGCAAAGCTGGGGGCTGACCGCGCGGCTGGCACCGCTGGACCTGGCCTGGGTGGTCCGGCGATTTGTACGGAACTGGCGGATTTCGGGACATATTGCTGCCGAGGCCGAGTTGTGGCCGCACCGCATCCGGCTGTGCCCCGGCCCGGTCATCGTGCTGGGTGCGCGGATGAGCGCGGGCACCTCGCGAAACTGGGCGCGCTTTCCGGTGCTGGCCGGCCAAACGATGGGCCGGCTGGCGCTGGTCTCGCCGCAGGATGCGGGCAGCCGCGACCGGCTGGCCGGACTGGGTGTGCGGCCCGAGGCGATGGCCGAGGTGGTTGAACTCAAGGCGCTGTACGCAGCCACCGGACCTGATCCCGACGCCGCTTTGAGCGCCGCGTTTCCCCGCCACGGGACCTGGGCGGCGGTATCCACCCACCCCGGAGAAGAGGAGATCGTGCTCGAGGCGCATCGCATCGCGCGGACCGATGACCCGGACCTGAGGCTGATCCTTGTGCCGCGTCATCCCGCACGCGCCGACGACATCGCCGCGCTGATCGCCGCGCGCGGCTGGCCGGTGGCGCGGCGCAGCGCGGGCGACGCACCGGACGGGCCGGTCTACCTGGCCGACACGATGGGGGAAACCGCCCTGTGGTATCAGCTGGCGGGCCGCGTCTTCATCGGTGGCTCGCTGGTCTCGAAGGGTGGGCACACGCCGTTCGAGCCCGCCGCCTTTGGCTGCGCGCTGCTGCACGGTCCGGACATGCGCAATTTCGCCGCGCCGGCAGAGCGCCTTGCCGCAGCCGGCGCAAGCCGCGTCGTTGCGGATGCAGCCGGGCTGGCGGCAGCGTTGACCGCCCTGAGCGACGAAACGGCCCAGCACCACCAGGGCCTTGCGGCGCAAGAGGCCCTGCGAGGCGCGACCGATCCCGACCTGTTGATCGATCGCATCCTCGGATTGCTTTCACATGCCCCGACGGCGCGGCAGGCTTGA
- a CDS encoding low molecular weight phosphatase family protein, whose translation MAELPQSVLFCCDHNAVRSPMAEGIMKKLFGTDTYVQSVGVRNDLEIDGFAIAACKEIGVELARHRSRSFEELEQMGEALSGFDLIVALSPASQRAALDLTRYYHLTVEYWPVMDPTGIGETREQKLNAYRQTRDQIVDRLKQKWAET comes from the coding sequence TTGGCCGAACTGCCCCAATCCGTCCTGTTCTGCTGCGATCACAACGCGGTGCGCTCGCCCATGGCCGAGGGCATCATGAAAAAGCTTTTCGGTACCGATACCTACGTGCAATCCGTTGGGGTCAGGAATGATCTCGAGATCGACGGCTTCGCGATCGCCGCCTGCAAGGAAATCGGGGTCGAACTGGCCCGTCACCGGTCGCGCAGCTTCGAGGAACTGGAACAGATGGGCGAGGCGCTGTCGGGTTTCGACCTGATCGTCGCGCTGTCGCCCGCCAGCCAGCGCGCCGCGCTGGACCTGACGCGCTATTATCACCTGACGGTCGAATACTGGCCGGTGATGGACCCCACCGGCATCGGCGAGACCCGCGAGCAGAAGCTGAACGCCTATCGTCAGACCCGCGACCAGATCGTCGACCGACTGAAGCAGAAATGGGCCGAGACATGA
- a CDS encoding DUF1178 family protein, whose protein sequence is MIQYTLKCADGHQFDSWFQSGTAYEALKTAGHLSCAVCGMAEVDKAVMAPRVSTSEDKAAPDRRPLSAPLSPAEQALARLKAHVEANSDYVGTDFAREARAIHTGDAPERPIWGEARGDEARALIEDGVPVTPLPFTPSRKSN, encoded by the coding sequence ATGATCCAGTACACGTTGAAATGCGCCGATGGACACCAGTTCGACAGCTGGTTCCAGTCCGGCACGGCCTACGAGGCGTTGAAGACCGCCGGGCACCTGTCCTGCGCGGTCTGCGGCATGGCCGAGGTCGACAAGGCGGTGATGGCCCCAAGGGTCAGCACGTCCGAGGACAAGGCCGCGCCCGATCGTCGCCCGCTCAGCGCGCCGCTCAGCCCGGCCGAACAGGCCCTGGCGCGGCTCAAGGCGCATGTCGAGGCCAATTCGGACTATGTCGGCACCGATTTCGCCCGCGAGGCGCGCGCCATCCACACCGGCGACGCGCCGGAACGCCCGATCTGGGGCGAGGCGCGCGGCGATGAAGCGCGGGCGCTGATCGAGGACGGCGTGCCCGTCACGCCGCTGCCCTTTACGCCCAGCCGGAAAAGCAACTGA
- a CDS encoding UPF0262 family protein codes for MTRIAHIQLDDANLPPPTPEIEQERRVAMFDLMEENSFVLPARDDREVPPGPYHVGLSIRDKRLVFDVSTEGHEKAAEFHLSLSPFRQVVKDYFQICKSYFDAVKTMPPSQIETIDMARRGIHNEGARILQERLEGKAEIDDATARRLFTLICVLHFGA; via the coding sequence ATGACCCGTATCGCCCATATCCAGCTGGATGACGCCAACCTGCCGCCTCCGACGCCCGAGATCGAACAGGAGCGCCGCGTCGCCATGTTCGACCTGATGGAGGAGAACTCGTTCGTTCTGCCGGCGCGCGACGATCGCGAGGTTCCGCCGGGGCCGTACCATGTGGGGCTGTCGATCCGCGACAAGCGTCTGGTTTTCGACGTCAGCACGGAGGGTCACGAAAAGGCGGCCGAGTTTCACCTGTCGCTGTCGCCCTTCCGCCAGGTGGTCAAGGACTACTTCCAGATCTGCAAGAGCTATTTCGACGCGGTCAAGACGATGCCGCCCAGCCAGATCGAAACCATCGACATGGCCCGGCGCGGCATCCACAACGAAGGCGCGCGGATCCTGCAGGAACGGCTGGAGGGCAAGGCCGAGATCGACGATGCAACGGCCCGCAGGCTTTTCACGCTGATCTGCGTGTTGCATTTCGGGGCCTGA
- a CDS encoding SDR family oxidoreductase yields the protein MDVLITGANRGIGAALAETLRARGDTVLGTARNHPGLLPLDVTDPDAHKALADRLAGRKIDALICNAGVYEDKGHSLETGYPAEIWERTFAVNVTGVFLTIQALLPNLRQASSPRIMIIGSQMGSDTRAPGGSYVYRASKAAVLNLGRNLAADLRAKGVAVGVYHPGWVRTDMGGGAADISVDEAARGLADRLNALSLVNTGCFETWDGRAHPY from the coding sequence ATGGATGTCCTGATCACCGGGGCGAACCGCGGCATCGGCGCGGCCCTGGCCGAGACCCTGCGCGCCCGCGGAGACACCGTGCTGGGCACCGCCCGCAACCATCCCGGCCTGCTGCCGCTGGACGTCACCGACCCCGACGCGCACAAGGCACTGGCCGACCGACTGGCCGGGCGCAAGATCGACGCGCTGATCTGCAACGCCGGGGTCTACGAGGACAAGGGCCATTCGCTGGAAACCGGCTACCCGGCAGAGATCTGGGAGCGCACGTTCGCGGTCAACGTCACGGGCGTGTTCCTGACCATCCAGGCGCTGCTGCCCAACCTGCGGCAGGCGTCATCGCCGCGGATCATGATCATCGGGTCGCAGATGGGGTCTGACACCCGCGCGCCCGGCGGCAGCTATGTCTACCGCGCCTCGAAGGCCGCCGTGCTGAACCTCGGTCGCAACCTGGCGGCCGATCTGCGCGCCAAGGGGGTGGCGGTGGGCGTCTACCACCCCGGCTGGGTGCGCACGGACATGGGCGGCGGGGCGGCAGATATTTCCGTCGACGAAGCGGCCCGGGGCCTGGCCGACCGGCTGAACGCGCTGTCGCTGGTCAATACCGGCTGTTTCGAGACCTGGGACGGGCGGGCGCATCCCTACTGA
- the hisD gene encoding histidinol dehydrogenase, which translates to MPVFLDTTDPGFEPAFAALLGAKREDSPDVDAVVAEIIADVRARGDAAVLELTAKFDRLDLTTETMRFSPAEIEAECAKVPDSERAALETAAARIRAYHDRQMPEDASWTDAQGATLGWRWTPVSAAGLYVPGGLASYPSSVLMNAVPAKVAGVGRLAITVPTPDGVVNPAVILAARIAGVDEIYRIGGAQAVAALAYGTETIAPVDKITGPGNAFVAAAKRRVFGKVGIDMIAGPSEILVIADADNDPDWIALDLLSQAEHDESAQSILICTDAGFGRKVARAVDKRLETLERRAIAGASWRDYGAIITVRDLDEAASLSDRIAPEHLELCVADADGLSAKITHAGAIFLGQWTPEAIGDYVGGPNHVLPTARSARFSSGLSVLDFLKRTTLTRMTPQALSTIGPAAETLARSESLEAHGLSVTARLARLND; encoded by the coding sequence ATGCCCGTCTTTCTGGACACGACCGATCCCGGTTTCGAGCCCGCCTTCGCCGCGCTGCTGGGCGCCAAGCGCGAGGACAGCCCGGACGTCGACGCGGTGGTGGCCGAAATCATCGCCGACGTTCGCGCGCGCGGCGACGCGGCGGTGCTGGAGCTGACGGCGAAATTCGACCGGCTGGACCTGACAACCGAAACCATGCGGTTCTCGCCCGCCGAGATCGAGGCCGAATGCGCCAAGGTGCCCGACTCCGAGCGCGCCGCGCTGGAAACCGCGGCGGCGCGCATCCGCGCGTATCACGATCGCCAGATGCCCGAGGATGCCAGTTGGACCGACGCCCAGGGGGCCACCCTGGGCTGGCGTTGGACGCCCGTTTCGGCCGCCGGGCTCTACGTGCCGGGCGGGCTGGCGTCCTATCCGTCTTCGGTGTTGATGAACGCCGTTCCCGCCAAGGTGGCGGGTGTGGGGCGTCTGGCGATCACGGTGCCCACGCCCGATGGCGTGGTGAACCCGGCGGTGATCCTGGCCGCACGGATCGCCGGCGTGGACGAGATCTATCGCATCGGCGGGGCGCAGGCGGTGGCGGCGCTGGCCTATGGCACCGAAACGATCGCGCCGGTGGACAAGATCACCGGGCCGGGCAACGCCTTTGTCGCCGCGGCCAAGCGGCGGGTGTTCGGCAAGGTCGGGATCGACATGATCGCCGGGCCGTCGGAAATCCTGGTGATCGCGGATGCCGACAACGATCCGGACTGGATCGCGCTGGACCTGCTCAGCCAGGCCGAGCATGACGAAAGCGCCCAGTCGATCCTGATCTGCACCGATGCCGGGTTCGGCCGCAAGGTGGCTCGGGCGGTGGACAAGCGCTTGGAAACGCTGGAGCGGCGCGCCATCGCCGGGGCCAGCTGGCGCGATTACGGCGCCATCATCACGGTGCGCGACCTGGACGAGGCAGCGTCGCTGTCCGACCGCATCGCGCCCGAACACTTGGAATTGTGCGTGGCCGATGCCGATGGGTTGAGTGCCAAGATCACCCATGCCGGTGCGATCTTTCTGGGCCAGTGGACGCCCGAGGCCATCGGCGATTATGTCGGCGGGCCGAACCACGTGCTGCCCACCGCGCGGTCGGCGCGGTTCAGTTCCGGCCTGTCGGTGCTGGATTTCCTCAAGCGCACCACGCTGACGCGGATGACGCCGCAGGCGCTGAGCACCATCGGCCCGGCAGCGGAAACCCTGGCGCGGTCCGAAAGCCTGGAAGCGCACGGTCTGTCGGTCACGGCGCGGCTGGCGCGGCTTAACGACTGA
- a CDS encoding ketosteroid isomerase-related protein has protein sequence MSADTIRRYFDAFNAKDTAGMLDCLADDVAHHVNEGQVRIGRDKFAAFCDHMSACYDETLTDMVIFATEDGTRAAAEYIVNGTYLKTDSGLPEARGQTYRLPAGSFFSLADGRITRVVTYYNLADWIGQVS, from the coding sequence ATGAGCGCCGACACGATCCGCCGTTATTTCGATGCCTTCAATGCCAAGGATACGGCCGGGATGCTGGATTGCCTGGCCGACGATGTCGCCCATCATGTCAACGAGGGGCAGGTGCGGATCGGCCGCGACAAGTTCGCCGCGTTCTGCGATCACATGTCGGCCTGTTATGACGAGACGCTGACCGACATGGTCATCTTTGCGACCGAGGACGGCACGCGCGCGGCCGCCGAATACATCGTCAACGGCACCTATCTGAAAACCGATTCGGGCCTGCCCGAGGCGCGCGGCCAGACCTACCGCTTGCCCGCCGGGTCGTTCTTTTCGCTGGCGGATGGCCGGATCACCCGCGTCGTGACCTATTACAACCTGGCCGACTGGATCGGGCAGGTGTCGTGA
- a CDS encoding 4Fe-4S dicluster domain-containing protein has protein sequence MALRIFSDRDRPVHLGPYPLERLARAALPDLSALPAFRPVPFDRPATRESLVNAMVEHQAMMDAIRDGLVNKARSDIPEDPVARTNHLKAFGYFNDASMVGCAALPDAARLQAPVVNPGIAALAQALRTRQTKTLAAGIDLIMADLRESMEAPPASIDAHTHVLVFLVEHPRDPVPDEPGFDWIADALPQRACLRATETACVIANYIRLLGWDAKAHSGTTTDLHLDRLAVAAGLAVIEDGAAVAPWLGRRFGLAAVSTTLALAADAPLAPLAGQPRDILTGWRWKTGLHSAKSARTRDPFATRRYADGPQPFETLRRVDQPTTYIDEANVPRVPKRTDMFARAQFGDMGPKLQKGATRGHYVNKAAPSAAQRRALGAFVLLQDGAPSPDPHPADPANHAAAIKAACYFLGIDAVGISRCPAWAWYSHDATGAPIDPPHDEAISMIVDQGFETMEGASGDDWISVAQSMRAYLRFSLLGGVIAAQIRRLGYSAKAHSVMDGEVLQPPLLLLSGLGEVSRIGEVILNPFLGPRLKSGVVTTDMPLAHDSPIDFGLQRFCEGCNKCARECPSGAITAGPKVMFNGYEIWKSDSERCATYRITTEGGAMCGRCMKTCPWNLEGLFAEAPFRWAAMHVPAAAPLLAWADDAAGRGGLNPVKKWWWDLELQQGGHYAPTKKPLNERGLQRDLRVKHEDQTLAVYPAPLAPHPWPYPFPMDREAGIEAFQALVTAEEYQLRQAAGDDSVLHRYTAAGESPVLRVEIAEADVMAPGLTRYVLRDVQGRDLPDWDAGAHIDIVVAPEYLRQYSLCGDPADRSRYEIAVLREDDGRGGSALLHRIFTPGRKVFVSKPINHFPLAEDAPYSWLFGGGIGVTPMIAMAHRLHALGRDFVLHYSVSSRAGAGFLDMLAGADWADKVALHVSDEGTRCDLGKILSHRPGAQVYTCGPDAYMQAVLAAAEAAGFPETARHFEYFSVPAIPDYVNHPFAIRLKDGREVSVSASESATDALARAGVHVDVKCSDGLCGVCQCGLISGAVEHRDFVLSRAQRETRIILCQSRAAQPGGVIAIDL, from the coding sequence ATGGCGCTGCGCATTTTCTCGGACCGCGATCGCCCGGTGCATCTGGGCCCCTATCCGCTCGAACGGCTGGCGCGCGCCGCGCTGCCCGATCTGTCCGCCCTGCCCGCCTTCCGGCCGGTGCCGTTCGACCGCCCCGCAACACGCGAAAGCCTGGTCAACGCCATGGTAGAGCATCAGGCGATGATGGACGCGATCCGCGACGGGCTGGTCAACAAGGCGCGCTCGGACATTCCCGAAGACCCCGTCGCGCGCACCAACCACCTCAAGGCGTTCGGCTATTTCAACGATGCCTCGATGGTCGGATGCGCCGCCCTGCCCGACGCCGCGCGACTGCAGGCGCCCGTGGTCAATCCCGGCATCGCCGCACTGGCCCAGGCTTTGCGCACCCGGCAGACCAAGACGCTGGCCGCCGGGATCGATCTGATCATGGCCGATCTGCGCGAATCGATGGAGGCACCGCCCGCGTCGATCGACGCGCATACCCATGTGCTGGTCTTCCTGGTCGAGCACCCCCGCGACCCGGTGCCGGACGAGCCCGGTTTCGACTGGATCGCGGATGCGCTGCCGCAGCGTGCCTGCCTGCGCGCCACCGAAACCGCCTGCGTGATCGCGAACTACATCCGCCTGCTGGGTTGGGATGCCAAGGCGCATTCCGGCACGACGACCGACCTGCACCTGGATCGGCTGGCGGTCGCCGCGGGGCTTGCGGTAATCGAGGACGGCGCGGCGGTGGCGCCCTGGCTGGGCCGGCGTTTCGGCCTGGCCGCGGTGTCGACGACCCTGGCGCTGGCGGCCGACGCGCCTCTGGCACCGTTGGCGGGTCAACCACGCGACATCCTGACCGGCTGGCGCTGGAAGACCGGCCTGCATTCGGCCAAGTCCGCCCGCACCCGCGACCCGTTCGCCACCCGCCGTTATGCCGATGGTCCGCAACCGTTCGAGACGCTCAGGCGCGTCGACCAGCCCACCACTTATATCGACGAAGCCAACGTGCCCCGCGTGCCGAAACGCACCGACATGTTCGCCCGCGCCCAGTTCGGCGACATGGGCCCCAAGCTGCAAAAGGGCGCGACCCGCGGGCATTACGTCAACAAGGCCGCGCCCTCGGCCGCGCAGCGCCGCGCGCTAGGCGCCTTCGTGCTGCTGCAGGACGGCGCCCCGTCGCCGGACCCGCATCCGGCCGACCCCGCCAACCATGCCGCCGCGATCAAGGCGGCCTGCTATTTCCTGGGCATCGACGCGGTGGGCATTAGCCGCTGCCCCGCCTGGGCCTGGTATTCCCACGACGCGACCGGCGCGCCCATCGACCCGCCGCACGACGAGGCGATTTCGATGATCGTCGACCAGGGCTTCGAGACGATGGAGGGCGCCAGCGGCGACGACTGGATCAGCGTCGCGCAATCGATGCGCGCCTATCTGCGGTTCTCGCTGCTGGGCGGGGTGATCGCCGCGCAGATCCGGCGCCTGGGCTATTCCGCCAAGGCCCATTCGGTGATGGATGGCGAAGTGTTGCAGCCGCCGCTCTTGCTGCTGAGCGGCCTGGGCGAGGTCAGCCGCATCGGCGAGGTGATCCTGAACCCCTTCCTGGGCCCACGGCTGAAATCCGGCGTGGTGACGACCGACATGCCGCTGGCCCATGACAGCCCCATCGATTTCGGTCTGCAACGCTTTTGCGAGGGCTGCAACAAATGCGCCCGCGAATGCCCCTCGGGCGCGATCACCGCCGGGCCGAAGGTCATGTTCAACGGCTACGAGATCTGGAAATCCGACAGCGAGCGTTGCGCCACCTACCGCATCACCACAGAAGGCGGCGCGATGTGCGGGCGCTGCATGAAAACCTGCCCGTGGAACCTGGAAGGGCTGTTCGCCGAGGCGCCGTTCCGCTGGGCCGCGATGCACGTGCCCGCCGCAGCACCGCTGCTGGCCTGGGCCGATGATGCCGCCGGCCGCGGCGGGCTGAACCCGGTCAAGAAATGGTGGTGGGATCTGGAACTGCAGCAGGGCGGACACTACGCTCCCACGAAAAAACCCCTGAACGAAAGAGGGTTGCAGCGCGATCTGCGTGTGAAACACGAAGACCAGACCTTGGCCGTCTACCCAGCACCCCTGGCGCCACATCCCTGGCCCTATCCGTTCCCGATGGACCGCGAGGCCGGGATCGAGGCATTCCAGGCCCTGGTCACCGCCGAGGAATACCAGCTGCGCCAGGCAGCGGGCGACGACAGCGTCCTGCACCGCTATACCGCCGCGGGCGAAAGCCCGGTGCTGCGGGTCGAGATCGCCGAGGCCGATGTCATGGCGCCGGGCCTCACCCGCTATGTTCTGCGCGACGTGCAGGGCCGCGACCTGCCCGATTGGGACGCCGGGGCGCATATCGACATCGTCGTGGCACCGGAATACCTGCGGCAATACTCGCTTTGCGGCGATCCCGCGGACCGGTCGCGTTACGAGATCGCGGTACTGCGCGAAGACGATGGCCGCGGTGGATCGGCCCTTCTGCACCGGATATTCACACCGGGCCGCAAGGTGTTCGTCTCGAAACCGATCAATCACTTCCCGTTGGCCGAGGACGCGCCCTACAGCTGGCTGTTCGGCGGCGGGATCGGCGTCACGCCGATGATCGCCATGGCACACCGGCTGCACGCCCTGGGCCGCGATTTCGTCCTGCACTACTCGGTCTCGTCGCGCGCCGGCGCGGGCTTCCTCGACATGCTGGCGGGCGCCGACTGGGCGGACAAGGTGGCGCTGCACGTCTCGGACGAAGGTACGCGCTGTGATCTGGGCAAGATCCTGTCCCACCGGCCCGGCGCGCAGGTCTATACCTGCGGTCCGGACGCCTACATGCAGGCCGTTCTGGCCGCCGCCGAAGCCGCCGGTTTTCCCGAAACCGCGCGGCATTTCGAATATTTCTCGGTTCCGGCGATCCCGGATTACGTCAACCACCCCTTTGCCATCCGCTTGAAAGATGGCCGGGAAGTATCTGTTTCAGCGTCCGAATCCGCCACCGACGCCCTTGCCCGCGCGGGTGTGCATGTCGATGTGAAATGCAGCGACGGGCTCTGCGGGGTCTGCCAGTGCGGATTGATCTCGGGCGCGGTCGAGCACCGGGATTTCGTGTTGTCCAGGGCGCAGCGGGAAACCCGCATCATCCTGTGTCAAAGCCGCGCGGCACAACCCGGCGGCGTGATCGCGATCGACCTTTAA
- the murA gene encoding UDP-N-acetylglucosamine 1-carboxyvinyltransferase, with protein sequence MDQIIVKGNGPLKGQIPIAGAKNACLTLMPATLLSEEPLTLTNAPRLSDIRTMTQLLQSLGAEVTSMQDGKVLAMACHGEINTRAEYDIVRKMRASNLVLGPLLAREGHAEVSLPGGCAIGSRPMDIHTDGLARMGAEIELRDGYLHAKARGGSLKGAVIDFPFASVGATENILMAATLAKGTTVINNAAREPEIVDLATCLRAMGAQIEGDGTSTIEVQGVDRLHGATHRVVTDRIELGTYMLAPAICGGEVECLGGRIDLVGAFCEKLDAAGISVEQTPTGLKVARKNGRLKAVNVTTEPFPGFPTDLQAQMMALLCTAEGTSVLEEKIFENRFMHAPELMRMGAKIDVHGGTAKVTGVGKLRGAPVMATDLRASVSLILAGLAAEGETVVSRVYHLDRGYEHVVRKLSGVGARIERVHGA encoded by the coding sequence ATGGATCAGATCATCGTCAAGGGAAACGGCCCGCTCAAGGGGCAGATCCCGATCGCCGGGGCAAAGAATGCCTGCCTGACATTGATGCCGGCCACGCTGCTCAGCGAAGAGCCGCTGACACTGACCAACGCGCCGCGCCTGTCGGACATCCGCACCATGACCCAGCTGCTGCAGTCGCTGGGGGCCGAGGTGACCTCGATGCAGGATGGCAAGGTGCTGGCGATGGCCTGCCACGGCGAAATCAACACCCGCGCCGAATACGACATCGTGCGCAAGATGCGCGCCTCGAACCTGGTTCTGGGGCCGCTGCTGGCACGCGAGGGCCATGCCGAAGTGTCGTTGCCCGGTGGCTGCGCGATCGGGTCGCGCCCGATGGACATCCACACCGACGGGCTGGCCCGGATGGGCGCCGAGATCGAGCTGCGCGACGGATACCTGCATGCCAAGGCCCGCGGCGGCAGCCTGAAGGGGGCGGTGATCGACTTTCCCTTCGCCTCGGTCGGAGCGACCGAGAACATCCTGATGGCCGCGACGCTGGCCAAGGGGACCACCGTCATCAACAACGCTGCGCGCGAACCGGAAATCGTCGATCTTGCCACCTGCCTGCGGGCGATGGGCGCGCAGATCGAGGGCGACGGCACATCGACCATCGAGGTGCAGGGCGTCGACCGGCTGCACGGCGCGACGCACCGCGTGGTGACCGACCGGATCGAACTGGGCACCTACATGCTGGCCCCGGCGATCTGCGGCGGCGAGGTGGAATGCCTGGGCGGCCGGATCGACCTGGTCGGCGCCTTTTGCGAAAAGCTGGACGCCGCCGGGATCTCGGTCGAACAAACGCCGACCGGCCTCAAGGTGGCGCGCAAGAACGGCCGGCTCAAGGCGGTGAATGTCACGACAGAGCCGTTCCCGGGCTTTCCCACCGACCTGCAGGCGCAGATGATGGCGCTGCTGTGCACCGCGGAGGGCACGTCGGTGCTGGAGGAGAAGATCTTTGAGAACCGTTTCATGCACGCGCCGGAACTGATGCGGATGGGGGCCAAGATCGACGTGCATGGCGGCACGGCCAAGGTCACCGGGGTGGGCAAGTTGCGCGGTGCGCCGGTGATGGCGACCGACCTGCGCGCATCGGTGTCGCTGATCCTGGCCGGGTTGGCGGCCGAGGGCGAAACCGTGGTCAGTCGGGTCTATCACCTGGATCGCGGCTATGAACACGTGGTGCGCAAGCTGTCGGGCGTGGGCGCCAGGATCGAACGGGTGCACGGCGCATGA